A window of Mesomycoplasma lagogenitalium contains these coding sequences:
- the rpmC gene encoding 50S ribosomal protein L29: MEFKELKNKSLSDLQNLVNEYKAELFLLRFQNKTSQLDKTHKISEIKKNIARVLTAIKLQEKASKEVK, translated from the coding sequence ATGGAATTCAAAGAATTAAAAAATAAATCTCTTTCAGATTTACAAAATCTAGTAAATGAATATAAAGCTGAACTATTTTTACTAAGATTTCAAAACAAAACATCACAACTTGATAAAACTCATAAAATTAGTGAAATTAAGAAAAACATCGCAAGAGTTTTAACAGCAATTAAACTACAAGAAAAAGCATCAAAGGAAGTTAAATAA